The proteins below are encoded in one region of Nilaparvata lugens isolate BPH chromosome X, ASM1435652v1, whole genome shotgun sequence:
- the LOC111049158 gene encoding gastrula zinc finger protein XlCGF57.1-like yields the protein MDFEGGEYSYRCHSGSRPVQIQPNNLDGQGQDNSGSMTHSQHQGPDMDICDWPIHGPDEAEDIIEEKYQIQHNMDNQVVYLDHNYSKHRFEIIVLKPEVLIEEEEHQQHGGTVKEEEIQQENDTGLHIESIYSLSTDRLNCYPFIPEHMKVENVEESYETHSETLVDIEDNYSDTLFTHSESISLPPGVCISNSVGQGGLSSINRSVDETLGNTSINDSDEDLNEVDLLIKNARKNVIDAASDSELTECQLCGEAFSNIRELNLHCSIHTDGNQHKCNYCNYKTKRKADLIRHIRTHTGERPFSCDFCDYKATWKSALTQHLMIHTGERPFSCDFCDYKATWESALTQHLMIHTGERPFSCDFCDYKATDKSSLTIHIRTHTGERPFNCDFCDYKATDKSSLTKHLRIHTGERPFSCDFCDYKATRKSALTQHLMIHTGERPFNCDFCDYKATDKSSLTKHLRIHTGERPFSCDFCDYKATRKSALTQHLMIHTGERPFSCDFCDYKSIQKSSLNKHLRTHTQERP from the exons ATGGATTTCGAA GGAGGAGAGTACAGCTACAGATGCCACAGTGGATCCAGACCAGTCCAGATTCAGCCAAACAACTTGGATGGTCAAGGTCAAGACAACTCAGGGTCAATGACACATTCTCAACATCAAGGACCAGACATGGACATCTGTGATTGGCCAATTCATGGACCAGATGAAGCTGAAGACATCATTGAAGAAAAGTACCAGATTCAGCATAACATGGATAATCAGGTTGTATATTTAGAccataattattcaaaacatcGATTTGAAATTATAGTGCTCAAGCCAGAGGTTCTgattgaagaagaagagcacCAACAACATGGAGGAACAGTGAAAGAAGAGGAGATTCAGCAAGAAAATGATACAGGCCTACACATTGAAAGCATCTATTCTCTTTCAACAGATAGACTGAACTGTTACCCCTTTATACCTGAACACATGAAAGTTGAAAATGTAGAAGAATCTTATGAAACACACTCAGAAACATTAGTGGATATTGAAGACAATTATTCTGATACATTATTTACACATTCTGAAAGTATAAGCTTACCACCAGGAGTATGTATATCAAACTCTGTCGGACAAGGAGGTTTAAGCTCAATCAATAGATCAGTTGATGAAACTCTTGGGAACACTTCGATCAACGATTCTGATGAAGACCTCAATGAGGTGGacttattaattaaaaatgcaAGAAAGAATGTGATTGATGCAGCAAGTGATAGTGAATTAACTGAATGTCAGTTGTGTGGTGAAGCATTCAGCAACATCAGAGAATTAAATCTTCATTGTAGTATACACACAGATGGGAACCAACATAAGTGCAACTACTGTAACTACAAAACAAAAAGAAAAGCAGATCTCATCAGACATATAAGGACTCACACTGGAGAgagacccttcagctgtgatttctGTGACTATAAAGCAACATGGAAATCAGCTCTCACCCAACATTTGATGATTCACACTGGAGAgagacccttcagctgtgatttctGTGACTATAAAGCAACATGGGAATCAGCTCTCACCCAACATTTGATGATTCACACTGGAGAgagacccttcagctgtgatttctGTGACTACAAAGCAACAGACAAATCATCTCTCACCATACATATAAGGACTCACACTGGAGAGAGACCCTTCAACTGTGATTTCTGTGACTACAAAGCAACAGACAAATCATCTCTCACCAAACATTTGAGGATTCACACTGGAGAgagacccttcagctgtgatttctGTGACTATAAAGCAACAAGGAAATCAGCTCTCACCCAACATTTGATGATTCACACTGGAGAGAGACCCTTCAACTGTGATTTCTGTGACTACAAAGCAACAGACAAATCATCTCTCACCAAACATTTGAGGATTCACACTGGAGAgagacccttcagctgtgatttctGTGACTATAAAGCAACAAGGAAATCAGCTCTCACCCAACATTTGATGATTCACACTGGAGAgagacccttcagctgtgatttctGTGACTACAAATCAATACAGAAATCATCTCTCAACAAACATCTGAGGACGCACACTCAAGAAAGACCCTAG